Proteins co-encoded in one Christiangramia fulva genomic window:
- a CDS encoding sugar phosphate isomerase/epimerase family protein, whose product MKTIKGPAVFLAQFMDDKEPFNSLEGLCKWASELGYKGIQIPTWETRLIDLKKAAESKTYSEELKGKVESYGLEITELSSHLQGQLVAVHPAYDIMFDNFAPDEYKNNPKERTKWAVQQLKYAAKASRNLGLDVHGTFSGALLWHTAHPWPQRPDGLLELGFKELADRWIPILNEFDEWGVDVCYEIHPGEDLHDGVTFERFLDATNHHKRVNILYDPSHFILQQLDYIQYIDFYHDYIKMFHVKDAEFNPTGKKGMFGGYADWRDRAGRYRHPGDGQVDFQTIFSKLTEYGCDVWAVLEWECCIKSPEQGAREGAPFIQKHIIEATQKRFDDFAGSEIDENKLKRILGLKKD is encoded by the coding sequence ATGAAAACGATAAAAGGACCTGCAGTTTTTTTAGCGCAGTTCATGGATGACAAAGAACCTTTTAATTCACTGGAAGGCTTATGCAAATGGGCTTCAGAATTGGGCTATAAAGGAATACAGATCCCCACCTGGGAAACCAGGTTGATCGACCTTAAAAAAGCTGCTGAGAGTAAAACCTATTCTGAAGAATTAAAAGGAAAAGTTGAATCATACGGACTTGAGATCACCGAGCTTAGTTCCCATTTACAGGGACAACTGGTCGCGGTGCATCCTGCTTATGATATTATGTTCGATAATTTTGCGCCAGACGAGTATAAAAATAATCCGAAGGAGCGCACCAAATGGGCGGTACAGCAACTAAAATATGCAGCCAAAGCCAGTAGAAACCTTGGATTGGACGTGCATGGAACTTTTAGTGGAGCTCTGCTCTGGCATACAGCCCATCCATGGCCCCAACGACCTGACGGCCTCCTGGAATTAGGATTTAAAGAACTGGCCGATCGCTGGATACCTATTTTAAATGAATTCGATGAGTGGGGAGTAGATGTATGTTATGAAATCCACCCGGGGGAAGACCTTCATGACGGGGTGACCTTTGAGAGATTCCTTGACGCTACCAACCATCATAAAAGGGTAAATATTCTTTATGATCCCAGTCATTTTATCCTTCAGCAACTGGATTATATTCAATATATCGACTTTTACCACGATTATATTAAAATGTTCCATGTTAAGGATGCCGAATTCAACCCAACAGGAAAAAAAGGAATGTTCGGCGGATATGCCGATTGGCGTGACCGCGCCGGAAGATACCGACATCCTGGAGACGGGCAGGTAGATTTTCAGACAATTTTTTCAAAACTTACGGAATACGGCTGTGATGTTTGGGCGGTTCTGGAGTGGGAATGCTGCATAAAATCTCCAGAGCAGGGTGCTCGTGAAGGAGCTCCATTTATTCAGAAACACATCATAGAAGCAACTCAAAAACGCTTTGATGATTTCGCAGGCTCAGAAATTGACGAAAATAAATTAAAACGAATCTTAGGATTAAAAAAAGACTAA
- a CDS encoding 3-keto-disaccharide hydrolase, producing the protein MKKQFLILACSVLALTACKNENKEKEEEKSPNENKEMAQENNENNEWISLFNGKNLEGWKVYGKDSISDQWQVKDGAIVFVPSEKEKSAENLITKEQFTSFELSLDWKISEGGNSGVMYAVQDNPEKYSEPYMTGPEIQILDNQRHPDAKNGPNRTAGALYDLYPPSKDVTKPAGEWNHEVIRIDHENNQGSVTLNGTKIVEFPAHGPDWDKQVENSKFKDWEGFGKNRTGHIALQDHGHKVWFKDIKIKPLD; encoded by the coding sequence ATGAAAAAACAGTTCTTAATATTAGCGTGCTCAGTTTTGGCCCTTACCGCCTGTAAAAACGAGAATAAAGAAAAAGAAGAGGAGAAATCACCTAATGAAAACAAGGAAATGGCTCAGGAAAACAATGAAAATAATGAATGGATAAGCCTCTTCAATGGTAAGAACCTTGAAGGCTGGAAGGTTTATGGGAAAGACAGTATTTCAGATCAATGGCAGGTTAAAGATGGTGCTATTGTTTTTGTACCTTCCGAAAAAGAAAAATCTGCAGAAAATCTTATTACAAAAGAACAATTTACCAGTTTTGAACTTTCTCTTGACTGGAAGATTTCCGAAGGAGGAAACAGCGGTGTTATGTACGCCGTTCAGGATAATCCTGAAAAATATAGTGAACCCTATATGACCGGCCCTGAAATCCAGATCCTCGATAATCAACGTCATCCAGATGCCAAAAACGGACCAAATCGTACTGCGGGAGCCTTATATGACCTTTACCCGCCAAGTAAAGATGTTACTAAACCGGCAGGAGAATGGAACCACGAGGTCATTAGAATAGATCATGAAAATAACCAGGGATCTGTGACGCTTAACGGCACCAAAATAGTTGAATTTCCGGCGCATGGTCCAGATTGGGATAAGCAGGTAGAAAATTCAAAATTCAAAGATTGGGAAGGTTTTGGAAAAAACCGAACAGGACATATTGCCTTACAGGATCATGGCCACAAAGTGTGGTTTAAAGACATTAAGATCAAACCTTTAGATTAA
- a CDS encoding superoxide dismutase family protein yields MKKISLSLIFCAGLLFMGCKNENKENNGMEDQSDVEMSATDMTEGAGAEAEAEVKKATADLQAKSGSNLSGTVTFTQQNGEVTMKATVKGLKEGKHAIHIHEAGDCSADDGTSAGGHWNPTNEQHGKWGSSEGYHKGDIGNIEVGADGTGTITRTTDEWCIGCDDPNKNIVGKAIIVHQGVDDFTSQPSGAAGKRVGCGVIKKTE; encoded by the coding sequence ATGAAAAAAATCAGTTTATCTCTTATTTTTTGTGCGGGCCTACTTTTTATGGGTTGCAAAAATGAGAACAAAGAGAACAACGGAATGGAAGATCAATCAGATGTCGAAATGTCGGCTACTGATATGACTGAAGGCGCAGGCGCTGAAGCTGAAGCCGAAGTAAAAAAGGCTACCGCAGACCTTCAGGCTAAAAGCGGTTCCAACTTAAGCGGAACAGTAACTTTTACCCAGCAAAACGGAGAAGTAACAATGAAAGCTACCGTTAAAGGATTAAAAGAAGGCAAACATGCCATTCATATTCATGAAGCAGGAGATTGTTCAGCCGATGATGGAACTTCAGCAGGAGGACATTGGAATCCAACCAACGAACAGCATGGAAAATGGGGAAGCTCTGAGGGTTACCACAAAGGAGATATAGGAAATATTGAAGTTGGTGCCGATGGAACAGGAACTATAACCAGAACTACAGATGAGTGGTGTATTGGTTGTGATGATCCTAATAAGAACATTGTAGGTAAAGCTATCATCGTTCACCAGGGTGTTGATGATTTCACATCCCAGCCTTCTGGGGCAGCTGGAAAACGCGTAGGTTGCGGAGTGATCAAAAAAACAGAATAA
- a CDS encoding 2TM domain-containing protein yields MKTLLKILKISIIICLVVIFIDTLFKGIKFRQFLDPIYWGVYFFYCFVLTLINSTFFSIFGRKIGWENANLKKVFFASGGSIVLTMIGFFFCRMVDETIFQGKSLESFLENEHISYYLFPLLFTTIVSLFFHLVYFYKALQEKEVKEQKIIAGTASAKFEALKNQLDPHFLFNSLNVLSSLIEENPMMAQKFTGSLSKIYRYVLEKKDKELVSLEEELKFARIYAELLQVRFEEGLVFNIPENVKNSEAKIVPLSLQLLLENTIKHNRVSKENPLIVSIYEEGNFLIVENNLQAREILNGGSGVGLKNITQRYALVTERKLEILKTKSAFKVRLPLLTKKVREVKTKHEDEITNNAYLRAREQVKKEKGFYGNLIAYLIVIPALAVFNYLTVDFVWVIFPAIGWGLGLALHAVQVFDWNPFLSKEWEERKIKEIIEKEHSKNF; encoded by the coding sequence ATGAAAACGCTTCTGAAAATATTAAAGATAAGTATCATAATTTGTCTGGTGGTCATTTTTATTGACACGCTTTTTAAGGGTATTAAATTCAGACAGTTTTTAGATCCCATTTACTGGGGAGTTTATTTTTTCTATTGCTTTGTGCTCACTCTCATCAACTCTACCTTCTTTTCAATTTTCGGCAGGAAAATAGGCTGGGAAAATGCCAATTTAAAAAAAGTATTTTTTGCTTCCGGAGGCTCGATCGTGCTCACGATGATAGGTTTTTTCTTTTGCCGAATGGTCGATGAGACCATTTTCCAGGGCAAGAGCTTGGAAAGTTTTTTGGAAAATGAGCATATAAGTTATTATCTGTTTCCACTTCTTTTTACAACCATAGTTTCTCTTTTCTTCCATTTGGTTTATTTCTATAAGGCATTACAGGAAAAAGAGGTAAAGGAACAGAAAATCATTGCAGGTACGGCTTCGGCAAAATTTGAGGCTTTAAAGAATCAACTCGATCCTCATTTTCTCTTCAATAGTTTGAATGTTCTTAGTTCCCTTATTGAAGAGAATCCTATGATGGCCCAGAAATTTACCGGGTCACTTTCAAAAATCTATCGTTATGTGCTTGAAAAGAAAGATAAAGAATTGGTTTCTCTGGAAGAGGAATTGAAATTTGCCAGGATCTATGCTGAACTTTTGCAGGTGCGCTTTGAAGAAGGCCTGGTCTTTAATATTCCTGAAAATGTGAAAAATTCTGAAGCCAAAATTGTACCGCTCTCCTTACAACTGCTCCTGGAAAATACTATCAAGCACAACCGCGTGTCTAAAGAGAATCCGTTGATTGTTAGCATTTACGAGGAAGGAAATTTCCTGATCGTCGAAAATAATCTTCAAGCACGGGAAATTTTGAATGGCGGCAGCGGTGTTGGCTTAAAAAACATTACCCAGCGCTATGCACTTGTCACTGAAAGAAAACTGGAAATACTGAAAACAAAAAGTGCTTTTAAAGTTCGATTGCCCCTATTAACAAAAAAGGTCAGGGAGGTCAAAACAAAGCATGAAGACGAAATTACCAACAACGCCTATCTCCGGGCCCGGGAACAGGTAAAAAAGGAAAAAGGTTTTTACGGGAATCTCATCGCCTATCTCATTGTCATTCCGGCGCTGGCGGTTTTCAATTATCTTACCGTTGATTTTGTATGGGTAATCTTTCCTGCAATCGGCTGGGGATTAGGCCTTGCCCTTCATGCAGTACAAGTTTTTGATTGGAACCCGTTCCTTAGCAAAGAATGGGAAGAACGAAAAATAAAGGAAATCATAGAAAAAGAACATTCAAAAAATTTTTAA
- a CDS encoding MFS transporter: MKKLVRFQLSLMMFLEFFIWGGWFVTLGTFLDYNLEASGAQIATAFSTQSWGAIIAPFIIGLIADRFFNAERILGVLHLIGAVLMYLMYTSTDFGAFYPLVLGYMIAYMPTLALVNSVSFNQMDDPAKEFSFIRVFGTIGWIVAGLVISYIFFWDSPGAREDGMLKYTFLMVGIASAFLGLFSFTLPKTPPKVDRSKKVSISETLGLDALSLLKEKNFLVFFLASILICIPLAFYYQNANLFLSEIGVENPTGLMTIGQASEVLFMLLLPFFFKRFGFKLTIIAGMLAWTVRYLLFAFGDTGELIFMLIIGIALHGLCYDFFFVAGQIYTDFKAGEKFKSSAQGLITLATYGVGMLIGFYVAGLISDINLLGEKLHNWKSIWIFPSAFAFGVMILFALFFRDEKIDKKNIEI; the protein is encoded by the coding sequence ATGAAAAAATTAGTTAGATTTCAGCTTTCCCTAATGATGTTTCTAGAATTCTTTATCTGGGGGGGCTGGTTCGTAACCCTCGGGACCTTTCTTGATTACAATTTAGAGGCATCAGGAGCACAAATCGCCACCGCTTTTTCAACCCAATCATGGGGTGCCATTATCGCTCCTTTTATTATAGGCCTTATTGCCGATCGTTTTTTTAATGCCGAAAGAATCCTCGGGGTGCTTCATTTAATAGGAGCAGTTCTTATGTATTTAATGTATACAAGTACCGATTTTGGGGCATTTTACCCATTGGTACTCGGATATATGATCGCTTATATGCCTACGCTCGCCCTGGTAAATTCGGTGAGCTTCAACCAAATGGATGATCCCGCGAAAGAATTCTCTTTTATCCGCGTATTTGGTACCATAGGATGGATTGTCGCCGGACTCGTGATCAGCTACATTTTCTTTTGGGATTCTCCCGGAGCACGGGAAGATGGAATGCTGAAATATACATTCCTTATGGTAGGTATTGCTTCGGCTTTTCTTGGCCTTTTTAGCTTTACACTGCCCAAAACACCTCCGAAAGTCGATCGTTCTAAAAAAGTTAGTATCTCAGAAACGCTGGGCCTTGATGCTTTAAGTCTATTAAAAGAAAAGAATTTTCTCGTTTTCTTCCTGGCCTCTATTTTAATTTGTATTCCACTTGCCTTTTATTACCAGAATGCGAACCTTTTCCTTTCAGAAATAGGTGTGGAAAATCCAACAGGACTTATGACCATTGGCCAGGCTTCTGAAGTATTATTTATGTTGCTCCTTCCCTTTTTCTTTAAACGCTTCGGCTTTAAATTAACAATTATCGCAGGTATGCTGGCATGGACGGTTCGATATCTTTTATTCGCTTTTGGAGATACCGGAGAACTTATTTTTATGCTTATTATCGGTATAGCCCTGCACGGGCTTTGCTATGACTTTTTCTTTGTTGCCGGACAAATTTATACCGACTTCAAAGCCGGGGAAAAATTTAAAAGTTCAGCCCAGGGACTTATCACTTTAGCCACCTACGGTGTTGGAATGCTGATTGGTTTTTATGTAGCCGGGCTTATTAGTGATATTAACCTTCTGGGAGAGAAACTCCATAATTGGAAATCGATCTGGATTTTCCCTTCAGCTTTCGCTTTTGGAGTAATGATACTTTTTGCCCTGTTTTTTAGAGATGAGAAAATTGACAAAAAGAATATTGAAATTTAA
- a CDS encoding RNA polymerase sigma factor: MQQDGLILALQNKNEKAFERIYELYSESIFGIIYSIVNDEKIAEEILQDVFLKIWENASSYNSKKGRFFTWILNIARNASIDQLRSRGHKNSLKNLKAETFVDILESRSHFMGKADAIGLEKYINILKPICKKLIDLLFFKGFTQKETAEELDIPLGTIKTKNRACINKLREMLNTSNG, translated from the coding sequence ATGCAGCAGGACGGCCTTATTTTGGCACTACAAAATAAAAATGAAAAAGCTTTTGAGCGCATTTATGAATTATATTCTGAAAGTATTTTTGGAATTATTTACAGTATCGTAAATGATGAAAAAATAGCCGAAGAAATTCTTCAGGATGTTTTTCTAAAAATTTGGGAAAATGCTTCTTCTTATAATTCTAAAAAAGGACGCTTCTTTACCTGGATCCTGAATATTGCACGGAATGCTTCCATAGACCAGTTAAGATCAAGAGGACATAAAAATTCATTGAAAAACCTCAAAGCTGAAACTTTCGTAGATATTTTAGAAAGCAGAAGTCATTTTATGGGAAAAGCCGATGCTATAGGCCTCGAAAAATATATAAATATTTTAAAACCGATTTGTAAAAAATTAATTGACCTGCTTTTCTTTAAAGGTTTTACTCAAAAAGAAACCGCAGAAGAGCTTGATATCCCCCTGGGAACCATAAAGACAAAAAATCGGGCGTGTATTAATAAACTTCGGGAAATGCTGAATACTTCAAATGGATAA
- a CDS encoding hemerythrin domain-containing protein, with the protein MTIFEALRQEHEIQRDLIDKLLKTEGKTEERDKIFKHLKHELKIHAEGEERFFYIPLMKKDRTQEKARHSIAEHHDMDELVEDLEDTQMDASNWLKIAKDLEHQLIHHLDEEEHEVFQMAGKALTENQKTELASQYNKYIKENR; encoded by the coding sequence ATGACCATTTTTGAAGCCCTGAGACAGGAACATGAGATCCAGCGAGATCTGATTGATAAATTATTAAAAACAGAAGGTAAAACTGAAGAGCGGGATAAAATTTTTAAACATTTAAAACACGAATTAAAGATACATGCTGAAGGGGAAGAACGCTTTTTTTATATTCCACTTATGAAAAAAGACCGCACACAGGAAAAAGCACGTCATAGCATCGCTGAGCATCATGATATGGACGAATTGGTAGAAGACCTCGAAGATACCCAAATGGATGCATCAAACTGGCTTAAAATAGCAAAAGACCTGGAACACCAGTTAATACATCATCTTGATGAAGAAGAACATGAAGTGTTTCAAATGGCGGGAAAAGCCCTTACCGAAAATCAGAAAACCGAACTTGCAAGTCAGTATAATAAATATATAAAGGAGAACAGGTAA
- a CDS encoding Gfo/Idh/MocA family protein, giving the protein MSKIKLGILGGGEDSLIGILHRVAASMFDRYEIVGGVFDIEHARSLSFGEKLQLDSKRIYRDLDHLIKEEAQLPENERMQVISVLTPNFLHFPMAKQLLENGYNVICEKPLTTTYEEAKILQKTQEKSGSIFGVTYTYTGYPMVRQMKTMISNGEIGEIQKVDVQYYQGWINPLIHDKEKRSNTWRLDPEKSGISCCIGDIGTHAFNMAEYVTGMRISSILADLNYLYEDNPMDIDGTVLLRFSEKVKGVIRASQIATGEENNFTVKIYGNKGALKWEQENPNYLYLLKEDQPLQVLKPGHSYNSDFSLEGTKLPPGHPEGIFDSMGNIYLGIANAIEKNTKFEGAFPPLAEGLRGMSFIEKTVASHKKGNVWIKMNDK; this is encoded by the coding sequence ATGAGTAAAATAAAACTTGGAATTCTTGGTGGCGGGGAAGATTCCCTTATAGGTATTCTTCACAGAGTGGCTGCTTCCATGTTTGACAGGTATGAAATTGTTGGCGGAGTATTTGATATTGAACATGCCAGGAGCTTGTCTTTTGGAGAAAAACTCCAGCTGGATTCCAAAAGAATATATCGTGATCTTGACCATTTGATCAAAGAAGAAGCCCAACTCCCTGAAAATGAGAGAATGCAGGTAATTTCAGTTCTTACACCTAATTTTCTTCATTTTCCCATGGCCAAACAGCTTCTGGAGAATGGCTACAATGTAATTTGCGAAAAACCTCTCACCACGACTTATGAAGAAGCAAAAATTCTTCAGAAGACGCAGGAGAAATCAGGAAGTATTTTCGGCGTTACCTATACTTATACAGGATATCCCATGGTACGCCAAATGAAGACCATGATCTCTAATGGAGAAATAGGGGAAATACAAAAAGTAGATGTGCAGTATTACCAGGGATGGATCAATCCGCTGATACATGATAAAGAAAAAAGATCCAATACGTGGCGATTAGATCCTGAAAAATCGGGTATTAGCTGCTGTATTGGAGATATTGGTACACACGCTTTCAATATGGCCGAATATGTTACCGGCATGCGAATTAGTTCAATTCTTGCCGATCTTAATTACCTCTACGAAGACAATCCTATGGATATTGACGGCACGGTACTTCTGCGTTTTTCAGAAAAAGTAAAAGGTGTGATCCGCGCCAGCCAGATCGCCACCGGAGAAGAAAATAATTTTACGGTTAAGATCTACGGAAATAAGGGCGCGTTAAAATGGGAACAGGAAAATCCCAATTACCTGTATCTTTTAAAGGAAGATCAGCCTTTACAGGTCTTAAAACCGGGTCATAGCTATAATAGTGATTTTTCGCTTGAAGGCACAAAGCTTCCTCCGGGACATCCTGAAGGCATCTTCGATTCCATGGGAAATATTTACCTTGGAATTGCCAATGCCATAGAGAAGAATACGAAATTTGAGGGAGCCTTCCCTCCTCTGGCCGAAGGATTACGCGGAATGAGCTTTATTGAAAAAACCGTTGCCTCTCATAAAAAAGGAAATGTTTGGATAAAAATGAACGACAAATAA
- a CDS encoding LytR/AlgR family response regulator transcription factor: MEVVIIEDEKPAARRLQRMLERIDISAGTMLHSVAEAVEWFHKNPDPDLIFLDIQLGDGLSFEIFDFVQVRSPIIFTTAYDEYALKAFKLNSIDYLLKPIDEEELESAVNKFREQQKDQNGIPVAELRSLLKLQNGSTYKTRFMAQVGQHIRLVEVREIACFYSENKSSFIHSFSGRNFPVEISLENVEKELDPSKFFRINRKCIINIEAIKDIVHFTNSRLEIKLADFNDFQLIVSRERVKDFKKWLDS, from the coding sequence ATGGAAGTAGTTATCATTGAAGATGAAAAGCCGGCAGCTAGACGATTGCAAAGAATGCTGGAGCGAATAGATATTTCGGCGGGAACCATGTTGCATTCGGTAGCAGAAGCTGTGGAATGGTTCCATAAAAATCCTGATCCTGATCTTATCTTTCTCGATATTCAGCTAGGCGACGGACTTTCTTTTGAAATCTTTGATTTTGTACAGGTTAGAAGTCCGATAATTTTCACTACTGCTTATGATGAATATGCCTTAAAGGCATTTAAGCTGAATAGCATTGATTATTTACTTAAACCTATTGATGAGGAAGAGCTTGAAAGCGCTGTAAACAAATTCAGGGAACAGCAGAAGGACCAGAATGGCATTCCCGTAGCCGAACTTCGTTCACTTCTTAAACTTCAGAATGGCTCAACCTATAAAACCCGTTTTATGGCCCAGGTAGGGCAGCATATTCGGCTTGTGGAAGTCAGGGAAATTGCGTGTTTTTATTCTGAAAATAAATCTTCGTTTATCCATAGTTTTTCAGGGAGGAATTTTCCGGTGGAAATATCACTTGAAAATGTAGAAAAAGAACTGGATCCTTCTAAATTCTTTCGCATAAATAGAAAGTGTATCATTAATATTGAAGCGATAAAAGACATTGTTCATTTTACCAATTCACGTCTGGAAATAAAACTTGCCGATTTTAATGATTTTCAGCTTATCGTTAGCCGGGAAAGGGTAAAGGATTTTAAGAAATGGCTGGATTCCTGA
- a CDS encoding bifunctional alpha/beta hydrolase/OsmC family protein translates to MNRINISFKNNRDQVLKGILELPLHQKPENFAVFAHCFTCNKNFHAPVNISKSLASRGYGVLRFDFTGLGESEGEFSNSDFSANINDIIAAVNYLTEEYSAPSLLIGHSLGGAAALLAALQLPSVKAVVSINAPSNLEHVKNHFQGNIEEIKKNGFAKVKIGGRDFKITSNFVEDLENNNNLSKINNLHKALLIMHSPQDKIVSIKHAESLYMAAKHPKSFISLDGSDHMISLKNDALYVGNVISAWAEKYIEFGLEKVEAHEHQITANLGKDGYTTQISTGKHHFIADEPESFGGEDLGPNPYEFVSAGLAACTSMTVQMYARHKGWLLENIETKVSYAKEHAEDCQHCEDKNTKLDTFRRKIKLEGKLEKTQMEKLLEIANRCPVHKTLSSSSQIITTSSEAET, encoded by the coding sequence ATGAATAGAATTAACATCAGCTTCAAAAATAACCGGGATCAGGTTTTAAAAGGTATCCTGGAATTACCTTTACATCAAAAACCTGAAAATTTTGCAGTTTTCGCTCATTGCTTTACCTGTAATAAAAATTTTCATGCGCCGGTTAACATCAGTAAAAGCCTTGCCTCAAGAGGCTACGGCGTGTTGCGCTTTGATTTTACCGGATTAGGAGAAAGTGAGGGTGAATTTTCAAACAGCGATTTTTCGGCAAATATCAATGATATAATTGCAGCCGTAAATTATCTCACCGAAGAATATTCTGCACCTTCCCTTCTTATTGGCCATTCTTTAGGAGGAGCCGCCGCACTTCTGGCTGCCCTGCAATTACCTTCAGTCAAAGCTGTGGTGAGCATTAACGCTCCGTCAAATCTGGAACATGTGAAGAATCATTTTCAGGGTAATATTGAGGAAATTAAAAAGAACGGATTTGCAAAGGTGAAGATTGGGGGAAGAGACTTTAAAATCACTTCAAATTTCGTAGAGGACCTGGAAAACAACAATAACCTGAGTAAAATCAACAACCTTCATAAAGCCTTATTGATCATGCATTCTCCACAGGATAAAATTGTTTCAATAAAGCATGCTGAAAGTCTATATATGGCGGCAAAACATCCAAAATCCTTTATTTCGCTCGACGGAAGTGACCATATGATTTCTTTAAAAAATGATGCTTTATATGTTGGGAATGTCATTTCAGCATGGGCTGAAAAATATATCGAATTTGGCTTAGAAAAAGTTGAGGCGCATGAACACCAGATCACGGCAAACCTTGGAAAAGATGGATATACTACTCAAATTTCCACAGGAAAGCATCATTTTATTGCCGATGAACCGGAAAGTTTTGGAGGTGAAGACCTTGGACCCAATCCCTACGAATTCGTTTCTGCCGGACTTGCAGCCTGCACTTCCATGACCGTGCAAATGTACGCAAGACATAAGGGATGGCTTCTGGAAAATATTGAAACAAAGGTGAGTTATGCGAAAGAGCATGCTGAAGATTGCCAGCATTGCGAAGATAAAAACACCAAATTAGATACTTTTCGAAGGAAAATAAAATTGGAAGGAAAGCTTGAAAAAACACAAATGGAAAAATTACTGGAAATAGCAAACAGGTGCCCGGTACATAAAACATTGAGTTCAAGTTCACAGATTATAACTACAAGCTCAGAAGCGGAAACCTAA
- a CDS encoding anti-sigma factor, with the protein MDNIEEYISSGILELYVYGALDEKESREVSEALEQNPQLKKEVEEIERSLQQLSAGVAPHNPASLLKEIRRKLSKNDVKTIPPERKTPWPSYIGWAASILLFVGLFFMIKENNELREQLNSEQIKNTRIEQQIVDAREDAENAKNLLAAIRSREISRISLQGQKAAPKAFATVYWNKEENKAFIDAKELPPPPRGKVYQVWSLKLNPLTPTSIGLLENFQSDENKIFSLENPNESEAFGITLEPEGGSKSPSMDQLYVLGTVASNP; encoded by the coding sequence ATGGATAATATAGAAGAATACATATCATCTGGCATACTCGAATTGTATGTGTACGGCGCCCTGGACGAAAAGGAAAGCCGCGAGGTCTCTGAAGCGCTGGAGCAAAATCCCCAACTTAAGAAGGAAGTAGAAGAAATAGAACGTTCTTTACAGCAACTTTCCGCAGGAGTGGCCCCTCACAATCCGGCATCCCTACTAAAAGAGATCAGGCGTAAGCTTTCAAAAAATGACGTAAAAACAATTCCGCCAGAAAGAAAAACCCCATGGCCTTCATATATTGGGTGGGCAGCCAGTATTTTATTGTTTGTAGGCCTGTTTTTTATGATTAAAGAGAACAATGAATTAAGAGAACAGCTGAATTCAGAGCAGATCAAAAACACAAGAATAGAGCAACAAATTGTGGATGCCCGCGAAGATGCAGAAAATGCGAAAAATCTGCTTGCAGCCATTCGCAGCCGGGAAATTAGCAGGATCTCTTTGCAGGGACAAAAAGCTGCGCCGAAGGCTTTTGCAACGGTTTACTGGAATAAAGAAGAAAACAAAGCTTTTATAGATGCGAAAGAACTACCTCCTCCTCCTCGAGGAAAAGTTTACCAGGTCTGGTCTTTAAAGCTGAATCCGCTTACTCCAACAAGCATTGGCCTGCTGGAGAATTTTCAGAGTGATGAAAACAAAATTTTCAGCCTTGAAAATCCAAATGAATCGGAAGCATTCGGAATTACTCTGGAACCGGAAGGTGGAAGTAAATCTCCCAGCATGGACCAGTTATATGTACTAGGTACGGTAGCTTCGAATCCCTGA
- a CDS encoding 2TM domain-containing protein — MENSQDSYSNAKKRVEELREFYTHLFSFVIINLFLAGLNYYTNKWAYPWFLWVTFGWGIGMLFSALKVFRINPFYNKEWEERKIREYMEKENRERWE, encoded by the coding sequence ATGGAAAATTCACAAGATTCTTATTCAAATGCTAAAAAAAGGGTAGAGGAACTACGCGAATTCTATACGCATTTATTCTCATTCGTGATCATTAATCTATTTTTGGCAGGTCTCAATTACTACACAAATAAATGGGCCTATCCCTGGTTTCTGTGGGTTACTTTTGGCTGGGGAATAGGTATGTTATTCTCGGCTTTAAAGGTCTTCAGGATAAATCCTTTTTATAATAAGGAATGGGAAGAAAGAAAGATCAGGGAATATATGGAAAAAGAGAATCGCGAACGCTGGGAATAA